The proteins below are encoded in one region of Parvicella tangerina:
- a CDS encoding M14 family zinc carboxypeptidase gives MKQLILLGAVLLASTISAQAPAVDQMSNNASKQEVSEKWQRARIFYKSNENLAVLSAQGLALDHGNKKPGVYIESDFTENQLAIARMIGCDVEVLIDDVQAFYKERGSMQNLKPKSLLEEKNTACTGGGGNAPSYSTPTNWELGSMGGCYTYTEILAELDDMATLYPNLITVKAPISTFKTSENRDIFWVKISDNPNTDEAEPEMLYDAIHHAREPIAVQQLIYYMWYLLENYNSSTEVQSIVDNTELYFIPVLNPDGYEYNCTNDPNGGGMWRKNRRGGYGVDNNRNYDYIDGNGNSVWGTTGVSTSQSNDTYPGTGPFSEVENQAMKWFCENHDFRIALNNHTWDNSLLYPYGYDYNKLTAENSTYVAISDMMVQYNGLGMQAKLSSTLYPASGDSDDWGYGADLATKPRIFSFTPEIGDDGFWPSINNIEDQCNSMVWTNLTAAHLITNYSKTEDVSAYTVSNVTGYFNYTIQRLGLEDPANFTVSINPVSSNILSVGSANTHNAMNLLQVDEDSVSFTLDPAITAGELIEYEIVVDNGYFSEVIPVEKVYGSGSVVLSDPADNTSNWTVSQSWGTTTADYYSASSSITDSPNGDYNSGIDKKITLTDEVDLSIALSATVSFYAKWAIEDNYDYVQFEVSTDNGNTWEPQCGNYTNTGTNNQDNGKPLYDGTQNSWVKEEINLSEYIGETIKFRFQIVSDNYVEDDGFYFDDFEVTVINASSQDVNELDFDLSGYPNPAQDLFTVTFDLNGSNNGDLVLLNNVGETIGVRRLNGEVGRVNLDLSGYAAGIYYYQIKTGTKSSAIRKLIITK, from the coding sequence ATGAAACAACTTATTCTTTTAGGTGCTGTACTATTGGCATCTACTATTTCTGCTCAAGCACCAGCTGTCGATCAGATGTCTAATAACGCTTCAAAGCAAGAGGTCAGTGAAAAGTGGCAAAGAGCACGTATATTTTACAAATCCAATGAAAATCTCGCAGTTCTCTCAGCTCAAGGATTGGCACTCGATCACGGAAACAAGAAGCCAGGCGTCTACATAGAGTCTGACTTTACTGAAAACCAACTAGCAATAGCCAGAATGATTGGTTGTGACGTTGAAGTGCTGATAGATGATGTACAAGCCTTCTACAAAGAAAGAGGTAGTATGCAAAACCTCAAGCCAAAATCTTTGCTTGAAGAAAAGAACACAGCCTGCACTGGTGGGGGAGGAAATGCACCGTCTTATTCTACACCCACTAACTGGGAGCTAGGATCAATGGGCGGATGTTACACTTACACAGAGATTCTGGCTGAACTGGATGACATGGCAACGCTATACCCTAACTTAATAACCGTAAAAGCACCTATTTCTACGTTCAAAACCTCAGAGAATAGGGATATTTTCTGGGTGAAGATTTCGGATAACCCAAATACGGATGAAGCCGAACCTGAAATGCTCTATGATGCCATTCACCATGCACGTGAACCAATTGCAGTTCAGCAATTGATTTATTACATGTGGTACCTCCTGGAGAATTATAACTCGAGCACAGAAGTGCAGAGTATTGTTGATAATACGGAGCTTTACTTTATTCCGGTTTTAAACCCTGACGGGTATGAGTACAATTGCACAAATGACCCCAATGGTGGCGGAATGTGGAGAAAGAATAGAAGAGGAGGTTATGGAGTAGACAACAATAGAAACTATGATTATATCGATGGCAATGGAAATTCTGTGTGGGGAACTACTGGGGTAAGCACTAGCCAAAGTAATGACACTTACCCAGGTACAGGACCTTTTTCTGAAGTTGAAAATCAGGCGATGAAATGGTTTTGTGAAAATCATGACTTCAGAATTGCTTTGAATAATCATACCTGGGATAACTCACTATTGTATCCTTATGGATATGATTACAACAAACTAACAGCCGAGAACAGCACGTATGTAGCGATATCTGACATGATGGTTCAATATAATGGACTAGGCATGCAAGCAAAGCTTAGCTCTACCTTGTACCCCGCTTCTGGAGATTCTGACGACTGGGGATATGGTGCAGACTTAGCTACAAAACCACGTATATTCTCCTTCACTCCAGAGATTGGAGACGATGGTTTTTGGCCAAGTATAAATAACATTGAAGATCAGTGTAATTCAATGGTGTGGACCAATCTCACTGCTGCGCACCTAATAACGAATTACTCGAAAACGGAAGATGTGTCGGCATACACAGTGTCTAATGTTACAGGATATTTCAATTACACCATTCAACGATTGGGACTTGAAGACCCAGCGAACTTTACAGTGAGTATCAATCCTGTTTCTTCAAATATTCTTTCCGTTGGAAGTGCAAATACTCATAACGCGATGAATTTGCTGCAAGTTGATGAAGATTCGGTTTCTTTTACCCTGGACCCTGCAATAACAGCAGGTGAACTTATTGAGTACGAGATCGTTGTTGATAATGGCTATTTTTCAGAGGTAATTCCTGTAGAAAAGGTCTACGGTTCAGGATCGGTGGTTTTGTCAGATCCTGCTGATAATACTTCAAACTGGACCGTTTCACAGTCCTGGGGAACTACAACAGCAGATTACTACTCCGCTTCCAGCTCAATTACGGATTCACCAAATGGAGATTATAACAGTGGTATCGACAAAAAAATAACCTTGACGGATGAGGTTGATTTGAGTATTGCTCTTTCGGCTACGGTTTCATTCTATGCAAAGTGGGCCATTGAGGATAATTATGATTACGTGCAGTTTGAGGTGTCTACTGATAATGGTAACACTTGGGAACCTCAGTGTGGAAACTATACGAACACAGGAACGAATAATCAAGATAACGGAAAGCCATTATATGATGGAACCCAGAATAGCTGGGTAAAAGAGGAAATCAACCTGAGCGAGTATATTGGAGAAACCATTAAGTTTAGATTTCAAATTGTTTCAGATAACTATGTGGAGGATGATGGTTTCTATTTTGATGATTTTGAAGTTACCGTGATTAACGCTTCAAGTCAAGATGTAAATGAGTTGGATTTTGACCTGAGCGGATATCCAAATCCAGCACAAGATTTGTTTACGGTAACATTTGATTTGAACGGGTCAAATAATGGGGATCTTGTGCTTTTGAATAATGTCGGAGAAACAATTGGTGTGAGAAGACTTAACGGTGAAGTTGGAAGAGTGAATCTAGACCTTTCTGGCTATGCAGCAGGCATCTATTATTATCAGATAAAGACTGGAACAAAGAGCTCTGCAATTAGGAAACTGATTATTACCAAATAA